The Streptomyces sp. HUAS CB01 genome has a segment encoding these proteins:
- a CDS encoding ABC transporter substrate-binding protein → MPDARASHLTRRGLLAAGGALGLTAALTACASEDKGDSASDAKKSGPWQFKDDRGQVAKTKATPKNIVAFTGMAAALHDFGIEVKGVFGPTYVEDKGKGTKTPDVQAGDLDIDKVKVLGNVWGEFNVEQYAALAPDVLITDMWEKDALWYVPDQSKDKILKLAPSVALWASDHSMPKVLQRHVELAESLGADVRTKKVTDAKAAFEKAAARLRAAAKAKPGIKVLIGSASADLFYVSTPARPTDTLYFKELGVNFVTPDKLDAGGWFEGLSWENVDKYKADIIMMDNRASALQPEALKSKPTWAQLPAVKAGQVIPRVTEPIYSYEKCTPILEDLAKAIENAKKVA, encoded by the coding sequence ATGCCTGATGCCCGCGCTTCCCACCTCACCCGACGCGGTCTGCTCGCCGCGGGCGGCGCTCTCGGCCTCACCGCCGCCCTCACCGCCTGCGCCTCCGAGGACAAGGGCGACTCGGCCTCGGACGCGAAGAAGTCCGGCCCCTGGCAGTTCAAGGACGACCGCGGCCAGGTCGCCAAGACCAAGGCCACGCCGAAGAACATCGTCGCCTTCACCGGCATGGCGGCCGCGCTCCACGACTTCGGCATCGAGGTGAAGGGCGTCTTCGGCCCGACCTACGTCGAGGACAAGGGCAAGGGCACGAAGACCCCGGACGTCCAGGCGGGCGACCTCGACATCGACAAGGTCAAGGTCCTCGGCAACGTCTGGGGCGAGTTCAACGTCGAGCAGTACGCGGCGCTCGCGCCCGACGTGCTCATCACCGACATGTGGGAGAAGGACGCCCTCTGGTACGTGCCGGACCAGTCCAAGGACAAGATCCTGAAGCTGGCCCCGAGCGTCGCCCTGTGGGCCTCCGACCACTCGATGCCGAAGGTCCTGCAGCGCCACGTCGAACTGGCCGAGTCCCTCGGCGCCGACGTCAGGACCAAGAAGGTCACGGACGCCAAGGCCGCCTTCGAGAAGGCCGCCGCCCGGCTGCGCGCCGCCGCGAAGGCCAAGCCCGGGATCAAGGTGCTGATCGGCTCGGCGAGCGCCGACCTGTTCTACGTCTCGACCCCGGCCCGGCCGACCGACACGCTCTACTTCAAGGAGCTCGGCGTCAACTTCGTGACGCCCGACAAGCTCGACGCCGGCGGCTGGTTCGAGGGCCTCAGCTGGGAGAACGTCGACAAGTACAAGGCCGACATCATCATGATGGACAACCGCGCCTCGGCCCTGCAGCCGGAGGCCCTGAAGTCCAAGCCGACCTGGGCCCAACTGCCCGCCGTCAAGGCCGGACAGGTCATCCCGCGCGTGACCGAGCCGATCTACTCGTACGAGAAGTGCACGCCGATCCTCGAGGACCTGGCCAAGGCCATCGAGAACGCGAAGAAGGTCGCCTGA
- a CDS encoding cation diffusion facilitator family transporter: protein MASDEITGGPPGAPRVPGGPADAPVPRPERIEPVKAPESTFTVIVAALANLGLAVAKAVAGVISGSSAMLSEAAHSVADTVTEVLLLTALRRSAKPADEEHPLGYGPERYIWAMLASVATFVGGAVFSVYDGVHTLTQGEKLGNPLPSYIVLAVAAVLEGYSLRTGVRQIRGEASRFGTPARRYLRYTPDTAVKAVVMEDSAALSGLLLAAGGLAGAQLTGSPVWDGIASILIGLLLVYVAWVLGRSNAQLLIGRPLPQRMRRAVHEELLTVPHIVEVLELTTLVQGPAEVLIAAKVNFRDVASAEQVEWACEDAEEQLRQRFPAIRRVYLDPTPAVHQVRPASAGEPPGLRGDRPRPGGRPSSGRRSAGP, encoded by the coding sequence ATGGCGAGCGACGAGATCACCGGCGGTCCGCCCGGGGCACCGCGCGTGCCCGGCGGACCGGCCGACGCCCCCGTGCCCCGACCGGAGCGGATCGAGCCCGTCAAGGCGCCGGAGAGCACCTTCACCGTGATCGTCGCGGCGCTCGCCAACCTCGGCCTCGCCGTGGCCAAGGCCGTCGCCGGCGTCATCAGCGGATCGAGCGCGATGCTCTCCGAGGCCGCCCATTCGGTCGCCGACACCGTGACCGAGGTGCTGCTGCTGACCGCCCTGCGGCGGAGCGCCAAGCCGGCCGACGAGGAGCATCCGCTGGGCTACGGCCCCGAGCGCTACATCTGGGCCATGCTCGCGTCCGTCGCCACGTTCGTCGGCGGCGCGGTCTTCTCCGTCTACGACGGCGTCCACACCCTCACGCAGGGCGAGAAGCTCGGCAATCCCCTGCCCTCGTACATCGTCCTGGCCGTCGCCGCCGTGCTGGAGGGCTACTCGCTGCGGACCGGCGTCCGGCAGATCCGCGGCGAGGCGTCCCGCTTCGGCACGCCCGCGCGCCGCTATCTGCGCTACACCCCCGACACGGCGGTCAAGGCCGTGGTCATGGAGGACTCCGCCGCCCTCAGCGGGCTGCTGCTCGCGGCAGGCGGCCTGGCGGGCGCCCAGCTCACGGGCTCCCCGGTCTGGGACGGGATCGCCTCGATCCTCATCGGCCTGCTGCTGGTGTACGTGGCCTGGGTGCTCGGCCGCAGCAACGCCCAGCTGCTGATCGGCCGGCCGCTGCCGCAGCGGATGCGGAGGGCGGTTCACGAGGAACTGCTCACGGTCCCCCACATCGTGGAGGTGCTGGAGCTGACAACCCTCGTCCAGGGGCCGGCCGAGGTCCTGATCGCGGCGAAGGTGAACTTCCGCGACGTCGCCTCGGCGGAGCAGGTGGAGTGGGCGTGCGAGGACGCCGAGGAGCAGCTGCGCCAGCGCTTCCCGGCGATCCGCCGGGTGTACCTCGACCCGACGCCGGCGGTGCACCAGGTGCGGCCGGCCTCGGCCGGGGAGCCGCCGGGGCTCAGAGGAGACCGGCCGCGTCCAGGAGGTAGGCCGTCATCGGGTCGTAGAAGCGCGGGTCCGTGA
- a CDS encoding acyl-CoA dehydrogenase family protein, giving the protein MSLDHRLAPEHEELRRTVEEFAHDVVAPKIGDFYERHEFPYEIVREMGRMGLFGLPFPEEYGGMGGDYLALGIALEELARVDSSVAITLEAGVSLGAMPVFRFGTEEQKREWLPRLCSGEILGAFGLTEPDAGSDAGGTKTTAVRDESTGEWVINGSKCFITNSGTDITGLVTVTAVTGRTDAGKPLISSIIVPSGTPGFTVAAPYSKVGWNASDTRELSFSDVRVPFANLLGEEGRGYAQFLRILDEGRIAIAALATGLAQGCVDESVKYAKERHAFGRPIGDNQAIQFKIADMEMRAHMARIGWRDAASRLVLGEPFKKEAALAKLYSSTVAVDNARDATQIHGGYGFMNEYPVARMWRDSKILEIGEGTSEVQRMLVARELGLQS; this is encoded by the coding sequence ATGTCGCTCGACCACCGCCTCGCCCCCGAGCACGAGGAACTGCGCCGCACCGTCGAGGAGTTCGCCCACGACGTGGTCGCCCCCAAGATCGGCGACTTCTATGAGCGGCACGAGTTCCCGTACGAGATCGTCCGCGAGATGGGCCGGATGGGCCTGTTCGGCCTGCCCTTCCCGGAGGAGTACGGCGGAATGGGCGGGGACTACCTCGCCCTCGGCATCGCCCTGGAGGAGCTGGCCCGGGTCGACTCCTCCGTCGCCATCACCCTGGAGGCCGGGGTCTCGCTCGGCGCCATGCCCGTCTTCCGGTTCGGCACCGAGGAGCAGAAGCGCGAGTGGCTGCCCCGGCTCTGCTCGGGCGAGATCCTCGGCGCCTTCGGGCTGACCGAGCCGGACGCCGGTTCGGACGCCGGGGGCACGAAGACCACGGCCGTGCGCGACGAGTCGACCGGCGAGTGGGTGATCAACGGCAGCAAGTGCTTCATCACCAACTCCGGCACCGACATCACGGGCCTGGTCACGGTCACCGCCGTCACCGGCCGCACGGACGCGGGCAAGCCCCTGATCTCCTCCATCATCGTCCCGTCGGGCACCCCCGGCTTCACCGTCGCCGCCCCGTACTCGAAGGTCGGTTGGAACGCGTCGGACACCCGGGAGCTGTCGTTCTCGGACGTCCGCGTGCCGTTCGCGAACCTGCTGGGCGAGGAGGGCCGGGGATACGCCCAGTTCCTGCGCATCCTCGACGAGGGCCGGATCGCCATCGCCGCCCTCGCCACGGGTCTGGCGCAGGGCTGTGTGGACGAGTCGGTGAAGTACGCCAAGGAGCGTCACGCCTTCGGCCGCCCGATCGGCGACAACCAGGCCATCCAGTTCAAGATCGCCGACATGGAGATGCGGGCGCACATGGCCCGGATCGGCTGGCGGGACGCGGCGTCGCGCCTCGTCCTCGGTGAGCCGTTCAAGAAGGAGGCGGCGCTGGCGAAGCTGTACTCCTCGACGGTCGCCGTCGACAACGCCCGTGACGCCACGCAGATCCACGGCGGGTACGGCTTCATGAACGAGTACCCGGTGGCCCGCATGTGGCGCGACTCCAAGATCCTGGAGATCGGCGAGGGCACGAGCGAGGTCCAGCGGATGCTGGTCGCCCGCGAGTTGGGGCTGCAGTCGTAG
- a CDS encoding acetyl-CoA carboxylase biotin carboxylase subunit gives MFDTVLVANRGEIAVRVIRTLRALGVRSVAVFSDADADARHVREADTAVRLGPAPAAESYLSVERLLEAARRSGAQAVHPGYGFLAENAGFARACEEAGLVFIGPSADAISLMGDKIRAKETVRAAGVPVVPGSSGSGLTDDQLAEAAREIGMPVLLKPSAGGGGKGMRLTRVESALLEEIAAARREARASFGDDTLLVERWIDRPRHIEIQVLADGHGNVVHLGERECSLQRRHQKIIEEAPSVLLDESVRAAMGEAAVQAARSCGYRGAGTVEFIVPGGDPSSYYFMEMNTRLQVEHPVTELVTGLDLVEWQLRVAAGEELPFGQKDIALTGHAVEARICAEDPARGFLPSGGTVLSLSEPQGEGVRTDSGLSEGTEVSSLYDPMLSKVIAYGPDRPTALRKLRAALADNITLGVPTNAGFLRRLLAHPDVVAGDLDTGLVEREADSLVDGTVPPEVYAAAALLRETPAPVDASGWTDPFSVPGGWRLGGEPAWTVHHFRVPGHEPVEVRLRGSEAVLDGVPVRPVRRAKDTAPAAGAATVTVEIDGLTHTLHHAAAPGGTWLGRDGDSWYVQDHDPVAASLSGAARQGADTLAAPMPGTVTVVKVAVGDEVDAGQSLLVVEAMKMEHVISAPHAGTVTELDVTPGTTVVMDQVLAVVAPHGDEGKEDTP, from the coding sequence ATGTTCGACACCGTGCTGGTTGCCAACCGAGGCGAGATCGCGGTCCGCGTCATCCGTACGCTGCGGGCCCTCGGGGTCCGCTCGGTCGCCGTGTTCAGCGACGCCGACGCCGACGCCAGGCACGTCCGGGAGGCGGACACCGCCGTCCGGCTCGGCCCGGCGCCCGCCGCCGAGAGCTATCTCTCCGTGGAGCGGCTGCTGGAGGCGGCCCGCCGGTCCGGGGCCCAGGCGGTCCACCCGGGCTACGGCTTCCTCGCGGAGAACGCGGGGTTCGCGCGCGCCTGCGAGGAGGCGGGCCTGGTCTTCATCGGCCCGTCCGCCGACGCGATCTCCCTGATGGGCGACAAGATCCGCGCCAAGGAAACGGTGCGGGCGGCCGGGGTCCCGGTCGTACCGGGCTCCTCCGGATCGGGCCTCACGGACGACCAACTGGCCGAGGCGGCACGCGAGATCGGCATGCCCGTCCTGCTGAAGCCCTCGGCGGGCGGCGGCGGCAAGGGCATGCGGCTGACCCGGGTGGAGTCCGCCCTGCTGGAGGAGATCGCGGCCGCCCGCCGGGAGGCCCGCGCGTCGTTCGGCGACGACACCCTCCTGGTGGAGCGGTGGATCGACCGCCCCCGGCACATCGAGATCCAGGTCCTCGCGGACGGCCACGGCAACGTGGTGCACCTCGGCGAGCGCGAGTGCTCCCTGCAGCGCCGCCACCAGAAGATCATCGAGGAGGCGCCCTCCGTCCTGCTGGACGAGAGCGTCCGGGCGGCGATGGGCGAGGCGGCGGTCCAGGCGGCCCGGTCCTGCGGGTACCGGGGGGCGGGCACGGTCGAGTTCATCGTCCCCGGCGGCGACCCGTCCTCGTACTACTTCATGGAGATGAACACCCGGCTCCAGGTCGAGCACCCGGTGACCGAGCTCGTCACCGGACTGGACCTGGTGGAGTGGCAGCTGCGGGTGGCCGCGGGCGAGGAACTGCCCTTCGGCCAGAAGGACATCGCGCTCACGGGCCACGCGGTCGAGGCCCGCATCTGCGCGGAGGACCCCGCCCGCGGCTTCCTGCCGTCGGGCGGCACGGTCCTCTCCCTGAGCGAACCCCAGGGCGAAGGGGTGCGCACCGACTCGGGCCTCAGCGAGGGCACGGAGGTCTCCAGCCTCTACGACCCGATGCTGTCCAAGGTCATCGCGTACGGCCCCGACCGCCCGACCGCCCTGCGCAAGCTGCGCGCCGCCCTGGCGGACAACATCACCCTGGGCGTGCCGACCAACGCGGGCTTCCTGCGCCGGCTGCTCGCCCACCCCGACGTGGTCGCGGGCGACCTCGACACGGGACTCGTCGAGCGGGAGGCGGACTCCCTCGTCGACGGCACGGTCCCGCCCGAGGTGTACGCCGCCGCCGCGCTGCTGCGGGAGACGCCCGCGCCGGTGGACGCGTCCGGCTGGACGGACCCGTTCTCCGTGCCCGGCGGCTGGCGCCTGGGCGGTGAACCCGCGTGGACGGTGCACCACTTCCGGGTCCCGGGCCACGAGCCGGTGGAGGTCCGGCTGCGCGGCTCGGAGGCCGTGCTGGACGGGGTGCCCGTGCGGCCCGTCCGGCGTGCGAAGGACACCGCACCGGCCGCGGGCGCGGCGACGGTCACCGTCGAGATCGACGGCCTCACCCACACCCTCCACCACGCCGCCGCTCCCGGCGGGACCTGGCTCGGCCGGGACGGCGACTCCTGGTACGTCCAGGACCACGACCCGGTCGCGGCGAGCCTGAGCGGGGCGGCCCGGCAGGGCGCCGACACGCTCGCCGCGCCGATGCCCGGCACCGTCACGGTCGTGAAGGTGGCGGTCGGGGACGAGGTCGACGCGGGCCAGAGCCTGCTCGTCGTGGAGGCGATGAAGATGGAGCACGTCATCTCCGCCCCGCACGCCGGGACCGTCACCGAACTGGACGTCACCCCGGGGACGACCGTCGTCATGGACCAGGTCCTGGCGGTCGTCGCCCCGCACGGCGACGAGGGCAAGGAGGACACGCCATGA
- a CDS encoding SACE_7040 family transcriptional regulator, whose amino-acid sequence MSTRTDAPTRREQILKEAARLFAERGFHGVGVDEIGAAVGISGPGLYRHFPGKDAMLAELLVGISGRLLDGGRRRVAEADGVPERVLSSLIDGHIDFALDDRPLITLHDRELDRLRDSDRKLVRQLQRQYVELWVDVVRKLHPETVEGQVRAAVHAVFGLLNSTPHLGSYGNGLPGRAAMEDLLRKLAHGAFASLS is encoded by the coding sequence ATGAGCACCAGGACCGACGCGCCGACCCGTCGCGAGCAGATCCTCAAGGAGGCCGCGCGCCTCTTCGCCGAGCGCGGCTTCCACGGCGTCGGCGTCGACGAGATAGGCGCCGCCGTCGGTATCAGCGGCCCCGGGCTGTACCGCCATTTCCCCGGCAAGGACGCGATGCTCGCCGAGCTGCTCGTCGGCATCTCCGGCCGGCTCCTGGACGGCGGCAGGCGCCGGGTCGCCGAGGCGGACGGCGTCCCCGAGCGGGTGCTCTCCTCGCTCATCGACGGGCACATCGACTTCGCCCTCGACGACCGCCCGCTGATCACCCTCCACGACCGGGAGCTGGACCGGCTGCGCGACAGCGACCGCAAGCTGGTCCGCCAGCTCCAGCGCCAGTACGTCGAGCTGTGGGTGGACGTCGTCCGCAAGCTGCACCCGGAGACCGTCGAGGGCCAGGTCAGGGCGGCCGTCCACGCCGTCTTCGGCCTGCTCAACTCCACCCCGCACCTGGGCTCGTACGGCAACGGGCTGCCGGGCCGCGCGGCCATGGAGGACCTGCTGCGCAAGCTCGCCCACGGGGCGTTCGCGTCGCTGTCGTAG
- the tesB gene encoding acyl-CoA thioesterase II encodes MSEALDDLLDLLDLERIEQDIFRGRSRSAIVPRVFGGQVAAQALVAAGRTVPDDRTAHSLHAYFLRMGDPGAPIVYTVDRIRDGRSFATRRVVAVQHGQPIFHLSASFQTYEEGLDHQAPMPDAPAPDSLPSAEEILPQHAGRFIAPEIAERMLEARAAVDLRYVDAPPYASVGQPREARSQVWFRTNGKLADDPLLHVCLATYVSDMTLLDSVLLAHGRGGWTVGDVVGASLDHAMWFHRPFRADEWLLYDQESPSAHGGRGLGQARIYTQDGQLAISVIQEGVVRVPRG; translated from the coding sequence GTGAGCGAGGCTCTCGACGACCTGCTCGATCTGCTCGACCTGGAGCGGATCGAGCAGGACATCTTCCGGGGCCGGTCGCGTTCGGCGATCGTGCCCCGCGTCTTCGGCGGTCAGGTCGCGGCCCAGGCGCTCGTCGCCGCGGGCCGCACCGTCCCCGACGACCGCACGGCGCACTCCCTGCACGCGTACTTCCTGCGCATGGGCGACCCGGGCGCCCCGATCGTCTACACGGTCGACCGCATCCGCGACGGCCGGTCCTTCGCGACCCGGCGCGTCGTGGCCGTCCAGCACGGCCAGCCGATCTTCCATCTCTCGGCGTCCTTCCAGACGTACGAGGAGGGGCTCGACCACCAGGCGCCGATGCCGGACGCCCCGGCCCCGGACAGCCTGCCCTCGGCCGAGGAGATCCTGCCGCAGCACGCCGGGCGGTTCATCGCCCCGGAGATCGCGGAGCGGATGCTCGAAGCACGGGCCGCCGTCGATCTGCGCTATGTGGACGCTCCCCCGTACGCGAGCGTGGGCCAGCCCCGGGAGGCCCGCTCGCAGGTGTGGTTCCGCACCAACGGCAAGCTCGCGGACGACCCGCTGCTGCACGTCTGCCTCGCCACCTACGTCTCCGACATGACGCTGCTCGACTCGGTGCTGCTGGCCCACGGGCGCGGCGGCTGGACCGTCGGCGACGTCGTCGGGGCGTCGCTGGACCACGCGATGTGGTTCCACCGTCCGTTCCGCGCCGACGAATGGCTGCTGTACGACCAGGAGTCGCCCAGCGCGCACGGCGGCCGCGGCCTCGGCCAGGCGCGCATCTACACCCAGGACGGGCAGCTGGCGATCTCGGTGATCCAGGAGGGCGTGGTCCGCGTCCCGCGCGGCTGA
- a CDS encoding carboxyl transferase domain-containing protein: MRQAPVLTSAADPASDAWQANEAAHHALADTLRAKLAAARLGGGEKARARHTARGKLLPRDRVDTLLDPGSPFLELAPLAADGMYDGQAPAAGVIAGIGRVSGREVVVVANDATVKGGTYYPMTVKKHLRAQEVALENRLPCVYLVDSGGAFLPMQDEVFPDREHFGRIFYNQARLSAARIPQIAAVLGSCTAGGAYVPAMSDEAVIVRNQGTIFLGGPPLVKAATGEVVTAEELGGGEVHSRVSGVTDHLAEDDAHALRIVRNIVSTLPGRGPLPWSVEPAEEPKADPFGLYGAVPVDSRTPYDVREIIARVTDGSRFAEFKAEFGTTLVTGFARIHGHPVGIVANNGILFAESAQKGAHFIELCDQRGIPLLFLQNISGFMVGKDYEAGGIAKHGAKMVTAVACTRVPKLTVVVGGSYGAGNYSMCGRAYSPRFLWMWPNAKISVMGGGQAASVLATVKRDQLEARGEEWPADAEEAFKDPIRAQYEQQGNAYYATARLWDDGVIDPLETRQVLGLALTACANAPLPERDASAPGFGVFRM, translated from the coding sequence ATGCGGCAAGCACCTGTGCTGACGAGTGCGGCGGATCCCGCCTCGGACGCCTGGCAGGCCAACGAGGCGGCACACCACGCCCTGGCCGACACCCTGCGCGCGAAGCTGGCGGCGGCCCGGCTCGGCGGCGGGGAGAAGGCCCGGGCGCGCCACACCGCGCGCGGGAAACTGCTGCCGCGCGACCGGGTGGACACGCTCCTGGACCCGGGCTCGCCCTTCCTGGAGCTGGCCCCCCTCGCGGCCGACGGCATGTACGACGGACAGGCCCCGGCGGCCGGGGTGATCGCCGGCATCGGCCGGGTCAGCGGCCGGGAGGTCGTCGTCGTCGCCAACGACGCCACGGTCAAGGGCGGCACGTACTACCCGATGACGGTGAAGAAGCACCTGCGCGCCCAGGAGGTGGCCCTGGAGAACCGGCTGCCCTGCGTCTACCTGGTCGACTCGGGCGGCGCCTTCCTGCCGATGCAGGACGAGGTCTTCCCCGACCGCGAGCACTTCGGCCGGATCTTCTACAACCAGGCCAGGCTCTCCGCGGCGCGCATCCCGCAGATCGCCGCGGTGCTCGGCTCCTGCACGGCCGGCGGCGCCTACGTCCCCGCGATGAGCGACGAGGCCGTGATCGTGCGGAACCAGGGCACGATCTTCCTCGGCGGCCCGCCGCTGGTGAAGGCCGCGACCGGTGAGGTCGTCACGGCCGAGGAGCTGGGCGGCGGCGAGGTCCACTCCCGGGTCTCCGGCGTCACGGACCACCTCGCGGAGGACGACGCCCACGCGCTGAGGATCGTGCGGAACATCGTGTCCACCCTGCCCGGGCGCGGTCCGCTCCCCTGGTCGGTGGAGCCGGCCGAGGAGCCCAAGGCGGACCCGTTCGGGCTGTACGGGGCGGTGCCGGTGGACTCCCGCACGCCCTACGACGTCCGGGAGATCATCGCCCGCGTCACGGACGGCTCCCGCTTCGCCGAGTTCAAGGCGGAGTTCGGCACGACGCTGGTCACCGGCTTCGCCCGGATCCACGGCCACCCGGTCGGGATCGTGGCCAACAACGGCATCCTGTTCGCCGAATCGGCCCAGAAGGGCGCCCACTTCATCGAGCTGTGCGACCAGCGCGGCATCCCGCTGCTGTTCCTGCAGAACATCTCGGGCTTCATGGTCGGCAAGGACTACGAGGCGGGCGGCATCGCCAAGCACGGGGCCAAGATGGTCACGGCCGTGGCCTGCACCCGGGTGCCGAAGCTGACGGTCGTCGTCGGCGGGTCGTACGGCGCGGGCAACTACTCCATGTGCGGCCGCGCCTATTCGCCCCGCTTCCTGTGGATGTGGCCCAACGCCAAGATCTCGGTGATGGGCGGCGGGCAGGCCGCGTCCGTGCTGGCCACCGTCAAGCGGGACCAGTTGGAGGCGCGCGGCGAGGAGTGGCCCGCGGATGCGGAGGAGGCGTTCAAGGACCCCATCCGCGCCCAGTACGAGCAGCAGGGCAACGCGTACTACGCCACGGCCCGGCTGTGGGACGACGGAGTCATCGACCCGCTGGAGACCCGGCAGGTGCTGGGGCTCGCCCTGACCGCCTGTGCCAACGCCCCGCTGCCCGAGAGGGACGCCTCGGCGCCCGGCTTCGGCGTATTCCGGATGTGA
- a CDS encoding phosphatase, which yields MPIPNRAALVDHLVRTRIAGDVATPRDNNLSHYRRLANGDRHYWLGLELGDRWSDEQDVLAVMAERCGVNDDPQYRYGQDTIDPELTVDALDRMAARLKQAAAGTESVLFATGHPGGLLDVHRQIAGALGSAGCEIVRIPSGLTADEGMVYQFADVAMLERGATLWHTHSPEPMAAILDGLERDGRARPDLVVADHGWAGCAGQRGVDAVGFADSNDPALFIGEAEGTVQVTVPLDDHVTDPRFYDPMTAYLLDAAGLL from the coding sequence ATGCCGATACCGAACCGCGCCGCCCTCGTCGACCACCTCGTCCGTACGCGTATCGCCGGAGACGTCGCCACCCCGCGCGACAACAACCTCTCCCACTACCGCAGGCTCGCCAACGGCGACCGCCACTACTGGCTGGGCCTCGAGCTCGGCGACCGCTGGAGCGACGAGCAGGACGTCCTGGCGGTCATGGCCGAGCGCTGCGGCGTCAACGACGATCCGCAGTACCGGTACGGCCAGGACACCATCGACCCGGAGCTGACCGTCGACGCCCTGGACCGGATGGCGGCCCGGCTGAAGCAGGCCGCCGCCGGGACCGAGTCGGTCCTCTTCGCCACCGGCCACCCGGGCGGGCTGCTCGACGTCCACCGGCAGATCGCCGGCGCGCTCGGATCCGCGGGCTGCGAGATCGTCCGGATCCCCTCCGGGCTCACCGCGGACGAGGGCATGGTCTACCAGTTCGCCGACGTGGCCATGCTGGAGCGCGGCGCGACGTTGTGGCACACGCATTCCCCCGAGCCGATGGCCGCGATCCTGGACGGGCTGGAGCGGGACGGCCGGGCGCGACCGGACCTGGTCGTCGCCGACCACGGCTGGGCGGGCTGCGCGGGACAGCGGGGCGTCGACGCGGTCGGCTTCGCCGACAGCAACGACCCGGCCCTGTTCATCGGCGAGGCGGAGGGCACCGTGCAGGTGACGGTCCCGCTGGACGACCATGTCACGGACCCGCGCTTCTACGACCCGATGACGGCCTACCTCCTGGACGCGGCCGGTCTCCTCTGA
- a CDS encoding hydroxymethylglutaryl-CoA lyase: protein MTEGLPMEVPAAGLPPRVRIHEVGPRDGLQNEKEVVPTEVKAEFVHRLAGAGLTTVEATSFVHPKWVPQLADAEDLFPRLSDIEGVALPVLVPNERGLDRAVALGARRIAVFASATETFAARNLNRTVEESLAMFEPVVARAKDDKVHVRGYLSMCFGDPWEGAVPVHQVVRVARRLMDLGCDELSLGDTIGVATPGHVQALLARLNEEGVPTSAVGVHFHDTYGQALANTLAALQHGVTTVDASAGGLGGCPYAKSATGNLATEDLVWMLHGLGIETGVDLGRLTATSVWMAERLGRPSPSRTVRALAGTASHKES, encoded by the coding sequence ATGACCGAGGGACTGCCGATGGAGGTGCCCGCCGCCGGTCTGCCGCCCCGGGTGCGGATCCACGAGGTCGGGCCCCGCGACGGGCTGCAGAACGAGAAGGAGGTCGTCCCGACCGAGGTGAAGGCGGAGTTCGTCCACCGCCTCGCCGGGGCCGGGCTGACGACGGTCGAGGCGACCAGTTTCGTCCACCCCAAGTGGGTGCCCCAACTGGCGGACGCCGAGGACCTGTTCCCGCGGCTCTCGGACATCGAGGGCGTGGCCCTCCCGGTCCTCGTACCGAACGAGCGCGGGCTCGACCGTGCCGTCGCCCTGGGCGCCCGGCGGATCGCCGTCTTCGCGTCGGCGACGGAGACCTTCGCTGCGCGCAACCTCAACCGCACGGTCGAGGAGTCGCTGGCCATGTTCGAGCCCGTGGTGGCCCGGGCGAAGGACGACAAGGTCCACGTCCGCGGCTATCTCTCGATGTGCTTCGGCGACCCGTGGGAGGGCGCTGTGCCCGTCCATCAGGTCGTCCGCGTGGCCCGGCGGCTGATGGACCTGGGCTGCGACGAGCTGAGCCTCGGCGACACCATCGGCGTCGCCACCCCGGGCCACGTCCAGGCCCTGCTCGCCCGGTTGAACGAGGAGGGTGTGCCCACCAGCGCCGTCGGGGTGCACTTCCACGACACCTACGGCCAGGCGCTGGCCAACACCCTCGCGGCGCTCCAGCACGGCGTCACCACCGTGGACGCCTCCGCGGGCGGTCTCGGCGGCTGCCCGTACGCGAAGAGCGCCACCGGGAACCTCGCCACCGAAGACCTCGTGTGGATGCTCCACGGCCTCGGCATCGAGACCGGGGTCGACCTCGGCCGGCTCACCGCCACAAGCGTGTGGATGGCCGAGCGGCTGGGCCGTCCCAGCCCCTCACGCACCGTTCGCGCCCTCGCGGGCACGGCTTCCCACAAGGAGTCCTAG